A genome region from Brassica oleracea var. oleracea cultivar TO1000 chromosome C2, BOL, whole genome shotgun sequence includes the following:
- the LOC106325553 gene encoding cysteine-rich repeat secretory protein 12-like: MSPINTIIAISVVIAAASLIRNFSSPSDNNTFFYYHHCTQPKYFRGSSFFSNYLPGSSYDSNVNTLLTSLVNSANVFTYNHFTVGTYGKTVHGMHHCRSDLSTRSDDCARCVAQAARILQNLCGGASGGALLLEGCFVEYENTKFLGVANKTLLARVCGTPWGYSSDELTKTSKMVSFVVDANSVPYRAWIGKGSQAVAQCTGDLSASDCNDCLKEANKQLKSLCGITAWGEVHLAKCYVRYWSRGATGHAYKKTLPGMKPAQLRDGTKTFYHRGRNFLVYKFQTLLIYAFYVSLVVSLFYLLWDYINGYTL, from the exons ATGTCACCGATAAACACAATTATTGCCATCTCTGTCGTTATCGCAGCCGCATCTCTCATCAGAAACTTCTCATCTCCTTCCGACAATAATACTTTTTTCTACTACCACCACTGCACGCAACCAAAGTACTTTCGAGGATCGTCTTTTTTCTCCAACTACCTTCCCGGATCATCTTACGACTCAAATGTCAACACGCTACTCACCTCCCTCGTAAACTCAGCTAATGTCTTTACATATAACCATTTCACTGTCGGAACCTACGGCAAAACCGTCCACGGGATGCACCACTGCCGCAGCGACCTCTCCACACGTTCCGATGATTGCGCTAGATGCGTCGCGCAAGCTGCTCGCATACTACAAAATCTCTGTGGCGGCGCGTCCGGCGGCGCGTTGCTTCTCGAAGGCTGTTTCGTGGAGTATGAGAACACTAAGTTCCTCGGCGTGGCGAATAAGACGTTGCTGGCTAGGGTATGCGGGACACCGTGGGGGTATAGCTCGGACGAGTTGACTAAGACCAGTAAGATGGTGAGTTTTGTAGTGGACGCCAATAGCGTACCTTACAGAGCTTGGATAGGAAAGGGATCGCAAGCTGTGGCGCAGTGTACTGGAGACCTTAGTGCGAGTGACTGTAACGACTGTTTGAAGGAAGCGAACAAACAGCTGAAGTCATTGTGTGGAATAACCGCATGGGGTGAAGTTCACTTAGCCAAATGTTACGTGCGTTACTGGTCGCGTGGAGCCACCGGCCACG CGTATAAGAAAACGTTACCCGGTATGAAGCCAGCCCAGCTCAGGGACGGAACCAAGACTTTTTATCACCGGGGACGAAATTTTTTAGTATATAAATTTCAGACATTATTGATATACGCTTTTTATGTTTCTTTGGTTGTATCTCTATTTTATTTGTTGTGGGACTATATAAATGGATATACTTTATAA
- the LOC106324521 gene encoding cysteine-rich repeat secretory protein 12-like: MSATIAIISISVVIAAVYLLTNFAFPTVEPLVYYHYCSPPKYFPGSSSRSNVDSLLNMFVNSASIYTYNNLTVNGNYGLHQCRGDLSSSECVSCVTQAVSLLQSDSFGESGCALQLEGCLVKYDNVMFFGVADTTAMVMSCGKPAGYKYKSDELTQAKVLVDKVVANSGTSYRVERSGEAQAVAQCTGDLSATDCQDCLMEAIQRLKLQPFCGTSTWGDVYLAKCYVGYSSSGSIGEEFKKGIRAKHVATQRNLFYQKTSYVISKLKSLLTYVLYSIVMLRTVYTLLLSNRVNDLGFDNDVMKAYVESDLYNANMVI, from the exons ATGTCAGCGACAATAGCAATTATCTCGATCTCCGTCGTCATCGCAGCCGTATATCTTCTCACAAATTTTGCATTTCCCACCGTAGAGCCGTTAGTCTACTACCACTACTGCTCTCCACCAAAGTACTTTCCAGGATCGTCTTCCAGGTCAAACGTCGACTCGCTACTCAACATGTTCGTAAACTCAGCTTCTATCTATACATACAACAACCTCACCGTCAACGGAAACTACGGACTGCACCAGTGCCGGGGTGATCTCTCCTCCAGTGAGTGCGTTAGTTGTGTCACGCAAGCTGTTAGCCTGCTCCAAAGTGACAGCTTTGGTGAGAGCGGCTGCGCTTTACAGCTCGAAGGCTGCTTAGTGAAGTACGATAACGTTATGTTCTTTGGAGTGGCGGATACGACGGCTATGGTTATGAGTTGCGGAAAACCGGCTGGGTATAAGTATAAGTCGGACGAGTTGACTCAGGCTAAGGTGTTGGTTGATAAAGTGGTTGCAAATAGTGGTACGTCATACAGAGTGGAGAGGTCAGGGGAAGCGCAAGCTGTAGCGCAGTGCACCGGTGATCTTAGTGCAACCGATTGTCAAGACTGTTTGATGGAAGCGATCCAGCGGCTGAAACTTCAACCGTTTTGCGGAACAAGCACTTGGGGTGACGTCTACTTAGCCAAGTGCTACGTTGGTTACTCGTCAAGTGGATCCATCGGCGAAG AGTTTAAGAAAGGGATACGGGCTAAGCACGTGGCCACCCAAAGGAACCTCTTTTACCAGAAGACATCATATGTAATATCTAAACTTAAATCTCTATTGACCTACGTTTTGTATTCTATTGTTATGTTAAGAACAGTGTATACGCTTTTACTCTC CAACCGTGTGAATGATCTCGGATTTGATAACGATGTTATGAAAGCTTATGTCGAATCAGATCTTTACAATGCGAACATGGTTATTTGA